The following proteins come from a genomic window of Gynuella sunshinyii YC6258:
- a CDS encoding hybrid sensor histidine kinase/response regulator: protein MNISTYLYALVALVYIGLLFLVAIYGERKNLPRSWQPWIYSLSLTIVCSTWAIYGNTLDYFEQGWFISPIFVGNILILLLGYSLLQKVIQVTRREGINSIADLTSSRFGHSRAVAVTMTLLAIVGLVPYMALQLKAITVSFSIVSATEPVTRHWYSDLAFYCALLMALFGMLFGTRKVGVNDRHPGVMLALSFEAIIKLVTFLLVSGWILFGYGDGISGVINTAKNDALIRATLTDFSAPYTYLVMLIVGFISFLTLPHHFHVLAVENHSHQELKQARWLLPVYIILINLLVLPIAIVGYQYFQGDVTQLEYLTLHLPMQEGQHGLTLLAYVGGLSAATSIVIIASISLSTMLSNEILVPLLIRTRLWAVDANNSDRVVLMLRRGSHLLVLLLAYFYLRTVTKYSSLAEIGNISLIAALQFGPALVLGLYWSRLNRRGVMLGLIGGFGMWFYTLILPLLADAGAVPRHWLEFEGMFVFLNPHAFMGVHLDPVAHGVLWSLCTNLLGLWIGSAYFTGTFKDRLQAASFVHSIPAKHGLVTHTSFQASIGDLHVLMGRFIDAEKMQELFAPYTNPVNGRLIGDRQADREFIFQSERLLASMLGAPAVRLLFEHFVEPGGDDWRDLSTMVDEASQVFKFNREILHSALQSISQGICIYDRDRNLVAWNQQFRYLFDYPEELLIVGQSYKAIQQYNHERGDQVRYASDRVELHLEKLSRGQPDRYECERPNGQFIEAQGSPMPGGGYIIVYTDVTEQRNIENRLRRINEELEEKVDARTQELQESNAKLEKANVNKTRFLAAAGHDLVQPLNAAALFAASLHAKLIRQPQDGNHDKLAELSSQIERSLVSADNLLSELLEISKLDSDVVKPNVDAVSLNDVLASIETEQSALAAERGIRLRVIRSSLWIATDPRLIKRMIQNILANAVRYSLRDRISVGVRRHGEYCSIEIWDTGPGLSKQEQDVIFDEFHRLPHVSYEEKGLGLGLAIVKRLSNLLQHPISIKSEIGRGSGFLIRVPVTQARVTNKVNIETSYRSGRSAHILCLDNEIQVVEGMRSLLSEWGHEVMGISDSTEVADLVRQQLPDLIIIDYHLDNDEIGLDLLTEWKKSWLKNIPVIVITADYTDAVQKEIQSRNYYLLKKPVKPLQLRSLVDRVLN, encoded by the coding sequence ATGAATATATCCACCTATCTGTATGCGCTGGTTGCCCTGGTATATATCGGTTTGCTGTTTCTGGTTGCCATTTATGGTGAACGGAAAAACCTGCCCAGATCCTGGCAGCCCTGGATTTACAGTCTCTCGTTAACCATTGTCTGCAGCACCTGGGCAATTTATGGAAATACCCTCGATTATTTTGAACAAGGCTGGTTCATATCGCCGATATTCGTTGGCAATATTCTGATTTTGCTGCTGGGTTACAGTCTGCTGCAAAAGGTCATACAGGTGACCCGGCGCGAAGGTATTAACTCGATTGCTGATCTGACTTCCAGTCGTTTTGGTCATAGTCGCGCAGTGGCGGTGACCATGACTCTGCTGGCAATCGTAGGACTGGTTCCATATATGGCGTTGCAGCTGAAAGCCATAACGGTCAGTTTCAGTATCGTTTCGGCCACTGAACCCGTAACCCGTCATTGGTACTCTGATCTGGCATTTTATTGTGCATTATTGATGGCGCTATTCGGGATGTTATTCGGTACCCGGAAAGTGGGAGTGAATGACCGTCACCCCGGCGTTATGCTGGCATTGTCATTCGAAGCCATTATTAAACTTGTTACCTTTCTGCTGGTTTCCGGATGGATATTGTTTGGTTATGGAGATGGCATTTCCGGCGTTATAAATACGGCCAAAAATGATGCGTTGATCCGGGCAACGCTCACAGATTTCAGTGCCCCTTATACTTATCTGGTCATGCTCATTGTGGGATTTATCTCCTTTTTGACGTTACCGCATCATTTTCATGTGCTGGCAGTGGAGAATCATAGCCATCAGGAACTGAAACAGGCACGCTGGTTGTTACCGGTATATATCATTCTGATCAATCTGTTGGTGTTGCCCATTGCTATCGTCGGTTATCAGTATTTTCAGGGTGATGTGACGCAACTGGAATATCTGACCCTGCACCTGCCTATGCAGGAAGGCCAGCATGGCCTCACTTTGCTGGCATATGTGGGTGGATTATCGGCCGCCACATCCATTGTGATCATCGCTTCTATCTCTCTGAGCACTATGCTGAGTAATGAAATTCTGGTGCCTTTGTTGATTCGTACACGGTTGTGGGCTGTTGATGCCAATAATTCTGACCGGGTAGTGCTGATGTTGCGGCGTGGCAGCCATTTATTGGTTTTGCTGCTGGCGTACTTTTATCTTCGTACGGTCACCAAATACAGCAGTCTGGCTGAAATCGGCAATATTTCCCTGATTGCGGCGTTACAGTTTGGTCCGGCTCTGGTGCTGGGCCTTTATTGGTCCAGGCTGAATCGAAGAGGTGTCATGCTGGGATTAATCGGTGGCTTTGGCATGTGGTTTTACACCTTGATTCTGCCGTTGTTGGCGGACGCGGGGGCTGTTCCACGACATTGGCTGGAGTTCGAGGGAATGTTCGTTTTTCTCAATCCGCATGCATTTATGGGGGTTCATCTGGATCCGGTTGCCCATGGCGTGCTCTGGAGTCTCTGTACAAATTTACTTGGATTGTGGATCGGTTCTGCTTACTTCACCGGCACGTTCAAGGATCGTCTGCAGGCTGCCAGTTTTGTGCATTCGATTCCGGCGAAACACGGCCTGGTCACTCATACATCCTTCCAGGCATCGATTGGTGATCTGCATGTTCTGATGGGGCGGTTTATTGATGCTGAAAAAATGCAGGAGTTGTTTGCTCCTTATACCAATCCGGTGAACGGTCGTCTGATTGGTGACCGGCAGGCCGATCGGGAGTTTATTTTTCAGTCTGAACGCCTGCTCGCTTCAATGTTGGGTGCTCCGGCTGTGCGCCTACTGTTTGAGCATTTTGTGGAACCCGGTGGCGATGACTGGCGGGATCTTTCCACGATGGTTGATGAGGCCTCTCAGGTGTTCAAATTCAATCGCGAGATTTTGCACTCCGCGTTGCAATCCATCAGTCAGGGAATCTGCATTTATGACCGGGATCGTAATCTGGTGGCCTGGAATCAACAGTTTCGTTATTTGTTCGATTACCCGGAAGAGTTACTGATCGTGGGTCAATCCTATAAGGCCATTCAGCAATATAATCATGAACGCGGCGACCAGGTCCGTTATGCGTCTGATAGGGTGGAACTGCATCTGGAAAAACTGAGCCGGGGACAGCCGGACCGTTACGAATGCGAACGCCCCAACGGACAGTTCATCGAAGCCCAGGGCAGCCCTATGCCAGGTGGGGGTTATATCATTGTTTATACGGATGTCACCGAACAGCGCAATATTGAAAACCGGCTGCGTCGTATTAATGAGGAGCTGGAGGAAAAAGTGGATGCCCGGACCCAGGAATTGCAGGAAAGTAATGCGAAACTGGAGAAGGCCAACGTCAATAAAACCCGTTTTCTGGCGGCTGCCGGTCACGATCTCGTGCAACCTCTCAATGCTGCCGCACTGTTTGCAGCCAGCCTGCATGCCAAACTGATACGGCAGCCTCAGGATGGTAATCATGACAAGCTGGCAGAGCTTTCCAGTCAGATTGAACGTTCACTGGTTTCAGCTGACAACCTGCTGAGTGAGCTGCTGGAAATTTCCAAGCTGGATTCAGATGTGGTCAAGCCTAATGTCGATGCCGTCAGTCTTAATGATGTGCTTGCGTCGATTGAGACAGAACAAAGTGCGTTGGCGGCCGAAAGAGGCATCCGTCTCCGGGTTATACGTTCTTCTTTATGGATTGCCACTGACCCACGGCTGATCAAACGTATGATTCAGAATATTCTGGCCAATGCTGTGCGTTATAGTCTGCGCGACCGTATCAGTGTAGGGGTGCGTCGTCATGGGGAGTATTGCTCGATTGAAATTTGGGATACCGGTCCTGGACTGTCAAAGCAGGAACAAGATGTTATTTTTGATGAGTTTCATCGTCTGCCTCATGTCTCATATGAAGAAAAAGGGCTGGGTCTCGGGCTGGCGATCGTGAAACGCCTGTCCAATCTGTTGCAGCATCCGATTTCCATTAAAAGCGAAATCGGTCGGGGTAGCGGTTTTCTGATCAGGGTGCCTGTCACACAAGCTCGAGTAACCAATAAAGTTAATATAGAAACAAGTTATCGAAGTGGTAGAAGTGCACATATTCTGTGTCTGGACAATGAGATACAGGTCGTCGAAGGAATGCGCAGCCTGTTGTCTGAATGGGGTCATGAGGTGATGGGGATATCGGACAGCACCGAGGTGGCGGATCTGGTGCGTCAGCAACTGCCGGATCTGATCATCATCGATTATCATCTGGATAATGATGAAATTGGTCTTGATCTGCTGACGGAATGGAAAAAATCCTGGCTGAAAAATATACCGGTTATCGTAATTACCGCTGACTATACGGATGCGGTTCAAAAGGAAATACAGTCCCGCAACTACTATCTGCTTAAAAAACCCGTCAAACCATTACAGCTTCGTTCTCTGGTTGATCGGGTGCTGAACTAG
- a CDS encoding zinc transporter ZntB gives MDQGLVYAGLLNQPEVQFKDWQTLNQWQPGSGIIWVHLDINCQDARDWLLMHSQLNDYAIDALLTEETRPRMEPHKGSICMALRGINLNPGEDPEDMVAIRVYADAQRVITARRRRLHSIQTIMNLLGQEDAPTTTAGFINELINQLTARLEETIDSVEDQVDALEQALLDDVSHGLQQELSSLRRATVVLRRYLAPQREALSRLYLEKLDWYPEEEKLKLRDLSDRLIRNIEDLDTAREHAILAQEQIASRLSEQMNQRMYVISIFSAIFLPLGFLTGLLGVNVGGIPGANDSFAFLVFILILLSVFGVQWWLFKKYRWL, from the coding sequence ATGGACCAGGGCCTAGTATATGCCGGTCTGCTGAATCAACCGGAGGTGCAGTTCAAAGACTGGCAGACACTTAATCAATGGCAACCGGGATCGGGCATTATATGGGTACATTTGGATATCAACTGCCAGGATGCGAGGGACTGGCTGCTGATGCACAGCCAGTTGAATGATTACGCCATTGATGCGCTGTTAACAGAAGAAACCCGGCCAAGAATGGAGCCTCACAAAGGCAGCATCTGCATGGCATTAAGGGGAATCAATCTGAATCCTGGGGAAGACCCCGAAGACATGGTCGCCATCAGGGTCTATGCTGATGCACAACGGGTTATTACCGCTCGCCGCCGTCGACTGCACTCCATCCAGACCATCATGAACCTGCTCGGTCAGGAAGACGCCCCTACCACCACAGCAGGCTTTATCAATGAACTGATCAATCAACTGACCGCCCGGCTCGAAGAAACCATCGATTCCGTGGAAGACCAGGTAGATGCTCTGGAACAGGCACTGCTTGATGATGTCAGCCACGGGCTGCAGCAGGAACTGTCCTCCCTGCGACGCGCTACGGTGGTTCTGCGTCGCTACCTCGCCCCACAACGAGAAGCATTGTCCCGACTCTATCTGGAGAAACTCGACTGGTATCCCGAAGAGGAAAAGCTCAAATTGAGAGACCTGTCTGACCGCCTCATCCGTAATATTGAAGATCTCGATACCGCCCGCGAACATGCCATACTCGCTCAGGAGCAAATTGCCAGCCGACTATCGGAACAGATGAACCAGCGCATGTATGTGATCTCGATATTCTCGGCTATCTTCCTGCCACTGGGTTTTCTGACCGGACTGCTCGGAGTCAATGTGGGTGGCATACCCGGTGCCAACGATTCCTTCGCATTCTTAGTCTTTATCCTGATTTTACTCAGCGTGTTTGGAGTGCAGTGGTGGTTGTTTAAAAAATACCGATGGCTGTGA
- the typA gene encoding translational GTPase TypA: protein MIEKLRNIAIIAHVDHGKTTLVDKLLQQSGTLSRKDQDSERIMDSNDQEKERGITILAKNTAISWNGYRINIVDTPGHADFGGEVERVLSMVDSVLLLVDAVDGPMPQTRFVTQKAFEKGLRPILVVNKIDRPGARPDWVIDQVFDLFDRLGATDEQLDFPIVYASALNGIAGSDPTDMAEDMRPLFEMVVNRVSAPSVDLNGPFQMQISALDYDSYVGVIGVGRITRGELKPNQQVVVASANGKTRKGKVLNVKGYHGLERVDTQLATAGDIVCITGIDGLGISDTLCDPEQVEPLPALTVDEPTVSMTFLVNDSPFAGREGKFVTSRNIKERLEQELIHNVALRVEAGDTADKFKVSGRGELHLSVLIETMRREGFELGVSRAEVIQKEIDGVLQEPYELVIFDIEENHQGAVMEELGLRKGELLNMEPDGKGRVRLEYMVPARGLIGFRGQFLTMTSGSGIMTSIFDHYGEVKEGNISSRQNGVLVSMVKGKTLAYSLYSLQDRGRLFLGHGVDVYEGQIIGIHSRSNDLTVNPTKGKQLTNIRASGTDEALILTPPIKFTLEQALDFIEDDELVEVTPQSIRIRKKALSEADRRRSSRNKD from the coding sequence GTGATCGAGAAATTACGCAATATTGCCATCATCGCCCACGTTGACCACGGAAAAACCACGTTGGTCGATAAATTGCTGCAACAGTCAGGCACGCTGAGTCGTAAAGATCAGGATTCCGAGCGGATCATGGACTCTAACGACCAGGAAAAAGAACGCGGCATTACCATCCTGGCCAAAAACACCGCCATCAGCTGGAACGGCTATCGCATCAACATCGTCGACACCCCGGGGCACGCCGACTTCGGTGGAGAGGTTGAGCGCGTTCTGTCGATGGTAGACTCTGTATTACTGCTGGTGGACGCGGTGGATGGCCCCATGCCACAAACCCGTTTTGTCACCCAGAAAGCATTCGAGAAAGGACTACGTCCTATCCTGGTCGTCAATAAAATCGACCGCCCAGGAGCCCGCCCGGACTGGGTTATCGATCAGGTGTTCGATCTGTTTGACCGCCTGGGTGCGACAGATGAGCAATTGGATTTTCCAATCGTCTATGCTTCAGCCCTGAACGGTATTGCCGGTAGTGATCCGACCGATATGGCAGAAGACATGCGCCCACTGTTTGAAATGGTCGTCAACCGGGTATCAGCCCCTTCAGTGGACCTGAACGGACCATTCCAGATGCAGATCTCAGCTCTGGACTATGACAGCTATGTCGGCGTCATCGGTGTCGGCCGGATTACCCGCGGCGAACTGAAGCCCAACCAACAGGTGGTTGTCGCCAGCGCCAATGGCAAAACCCGTAAAGGAAAGGTTCTGAACGTCAAGGGTTATCACGGCCTGGAGCGAGTGGACACCCAACTGGCAACCGCCGGTGACATCGTGTGTATCACCGGTATCGATGGCCTGGGGATTTCCGATACTCTGTGTGATCCCGAACAGGTTGAACCGTTACCCGCACTGACCGTGGATGAACCGACCGTCAGCATGACATTTCTGGTCAACGATTCACCATTTGCCGGTCGTGAAGGCAAGTTCGTTACATCGCGGAATATCAAGGAACGATTGGAACAGGAACTCATCCATAATGTGGCACTGAGAGTGGAAGCCGGTGATACTGCTGATAAATTCAAAGTATCCGGGCGCGGTGAGCTGCACCTGTCAGTACTGATCGAAACCATGCGCCGGGAAGGCTTTGAACTTGGCGTTTCCCGTGCCGAGGTTATCCAGAAAGAAATTGATGGGGTACTGCAAGAACCCTATGAACTGGTGATCTTTGATATCGAAGAAAACCATCAGGGCGCTGTCATGGAAGAACTCGGACTGCGTAAAGGTGAACTGTTGAACATGGAGCCCGACGGAAAAGGCCGGGTTCGTCTGGAATATATGGTACCCGCCCGCGGCCTGATCGGCTTCCGTGGCCAATTCCTGACCATGACTTCCGGTTCCGGCATCATGACCAGTATTTTTGACCACTACGGTGAAGTCAAAGAAGGCAACATTTCATCACGTCAGAACGGCGTACTGGTCAGCATGGTCAAAGGCAAAACCCTGGCCTACTCACTGTATTCACTGCAGGATCGCGGCCGACTGTTTCTGGGTCATGGCGTGGATGTGTATGAAGGCCAGATCATCGGTATTCATTCCCGTTCAAACGATCTGACCGTCAACCCGACCAAGGGTAAACAGCTGACCAACATCCGTGCCAGCGGTACTGACGAAGCGCTGATTCTGACTCCACCGATCAAGTTCACTCTGGAACAGGCACTGGACTTTATTGAAGATGATGAATTGGTGGAAGTGACGCCTCAAAGCATCCGTATTCGCAAAAAAGCACTGAGCGAAGCGGACCGCCGCCGCTCCAGCAGAAACAAAGACTAA
- the ptsP gene encoding phosphoenolpyruvate--protein phosphotransferase, whose protein sequence is MLNLLKRIAQDITSARDLGETLEMVVQVLPSRVGAEVCSVFLWDDQARKLVLSANKGFDREVLGKVTLEANQGIIAIVAKREEPLNIANAKEHPAFHHVSSIAEGDLHGMLAVPIIHHRKLHGVMVVQKKEEALFEASHEAFLVTVSAQLASAIAHADAAGHLRRSFFGQDQRNVRFEGVAGANGVAIGTAVLLTMGKSLETIPPRLVKDIDYELAEFENALAMVRADIELAGSKLSSDLRPEERALFDVYLGMLDDQALAGEVKRLICTGIWAQGAIAQVATTYSRHFEEMEDLYLRERGTDIRDLARRLISYLADIKPIPSEFPKDAIIIGAELTPAILAEVPEDRVAAIVSVSGSANSHIAIIARALGIPTVMGLVDMPFQQLDGEQLVVDGYRGHVYCNLTLDKLQHFEAIVREEKEFVAGLEYLKNEPCETLDQQHFCLQVNTGLMTDVYRSLDQGAEGVGLYRTEVSFMMRDRFPSESEQAEIYRQQLQAFAPNNVCMRTLDIGGDKSLSYFPIQEENPFLGWRGVRVTLDHPEIFIVQVRAMIRASEGFDNLSILIPMVSSIGELEEAMHLIYRAMHELQEEGYQVVMPRIGMMIEIPANVYQIRDIAARVDFISVGSNDLTQYLLAVDRTNPRVASLYNNYHPAVLMALQQIYQEASACNCPVSICGELAGDPIGVILLAAMGFRSLSMSPTSLLRVKALLRQIDTEWARDLLNTILQMDNPLVIRSTLEFAMKKAGLSLAQLGIVKPG, encoded by the coding sequence ATGCTGAACCTGTTAAAACGCATTGCTCAGGACATCACCAGTGCGAGGGATCTGGGTGAAACGCTGGAAATGGTCGTTCAGGTTCTGCCTTCACGGGTGGGGGCAGAAGTCTGTTCGGTTTTTCTTTGGGACGACCAGGCCCGTAAACTGGTATTGAGCGCCAATAAAGGTTTTGACCGTGAGGTGCTGGGCAAGGTGACACTGGAGGCCAACCAGGGAATTATCGCGATTGTGGCCAAGCGGGAAGAACCGCTGAACATTGCCAATGCCAAAGAGCATCCGGCTTTTCATCATGTGTCCAGTATTGCAGAGGGCGATCTGCATGGCATGCTGGCAGTGCCGATCATTCACCATCGTAAACTGCATGGTGTTATGGTGGTGCAAAAAAAAGAAGAGGCATTATTTGAGGCCAGCCATGAAGCGTTTCTGGTGACGGTTTCTGCACAGTTGGCTTCGGCCATCGCACATGCCGATGCCGCCGGCCACCTGCGCCGCTCTTTCTTTGGACAGGATCAACGTAATGTTCGCTTTGAGGGCGTTGCGGGTGCTAATGGTGTGGCCATTGGGACTGCGGTTCTGTTGACCATGGGAAAATCCCTCGAAACCATTCCCCCCCGGCTGGTAAAAGATATTGATTATGAACTGGCTGAATTTGAGAACGCGCTGGCGATGGTGCGGGCTGATATCGAATTGGCTGGCAGCAAACTTTCAAGTGATCTGCGTCCTGAAGAGCGCGCCTTGTTCGATGTCTACCTTGGCATGCTGGATGATCAGGCGTTGGCAGGTGAGGTTAAACGACTGATCTGTACTGGTATCTGGGCTCAGGGGGCAATTGCCCAGGTAGCAACCACTTACTCACGGCACTTTGAGGAGATGGAGGATCTCTACCTGCGCGAACGTGGAACGGATATTCGTGATCTGGCCCGCAGGCTGATCAGCTATCTCGCTGATATCAAACCCATTCCCAGTGAATTCCCCAAAGATGCCATTATTATCGGTGCGGAACTGACTCCGGCTATTCTGGCGGAAGTTCCGGAGGACCGGGTGGCGGCCATCGTATCGGTCAGTGGTTCTGCCAACAGTCATATTGCCATTATTGCCAGAGCATTGGGTATTCCAACGGTAATGGGGTTGGTGGATATGCCATTTCAGCAGTTGGACGGTGAACAACTGGTGGTTGATGGGTATCGGGGACATGTCTACTGCAATCTGACCCTGGACAAACTTCAGCATTTCGAGGCAATTGTCCGGGAAGAGAAGGAGTTTGTTGCCGGGCTGGAATATCTGAAAAACGAGCCTTGCGAGACCCTCGATCAACAACATTTTTGTCTTCAGGTGAATACCGGGCTGATGACAGATGTGTATCGTTCTCTGGATCAGGGAGCTGAAGGGGTCGGTCTTTATCGGACTGAAGTTTCCTTCATGATGCGGGACCGGTTTCCTTCCGAGAGCGAGCAGGCCGAAATCTATCGCCAGCAGCTGCAGGCATTTGCACCCAATAATGTCTGCATGCGGACTTTGGATATCGGCGGTGATAAATCCCTGAGCTATTTTCCGATTCAGGAGGAAAACCCGTTTTTGGGATGGCGCGGCGTCAGAGTCACACTGGACCATCCGGAGATTTTTATTGTTCAGGTCAGAGCAATGATCCGTGCGAGTGAGGGCTTTGATAACCTGAGTATTCTGATTCCGATGGTTTCCAGTATCGGTGAGTTGGAAGAAGCGATGCACCTGATCTACCGCGCCATGCACGAATTACAGGAAGAAGGGTATCAGGTGGTGATGCCCAGAATCGGCATGATGATTGAGATCCCTGCCAACGTGTATCAGATTCGTGATATTGCGGCCCGGGTTGATTTTATCTCTGTTGGCAGCAACGATCTGACCCAATATCTGTTGGCGGTGGATAGAACTAATCCAAGAGTCGCCAGTCTGTACAACAATTATCATCCGGCCGTATTGATGGCATTGCAGCAGATCTATCAGGAAGCCAGTGCCTGTAATTGTCCGGTCAGTATCTGTGGCGAACTGGCCGGTGATCCGATTGGTGTGATTTTGCTGGCAGCGATGGGATTTCGGAGTCTTTCCATGAGCCCGACCAGTCTGTTGCGGGTGAAAGCGTTGCTGCGACAAATCGACACTGAGTGGGCCAGGGATCTGTTAAACACGATCCTGCAAATGGATAATCCTCTGGTGATCCGCAGTACTCTGGAATTCGCGATGAAAAAAGCAGGTTTGTCGCTGGCTCAGCTTGGTATTGTCAAGCCGGGATGA
- a CDS encoding RNA pyrophosphohydrolase: MIDADGFRPNVGIILANNKGQVLWARRIGQDAWQFPQGGIRAHETPVEAMFRELKEEVGLEHRDVEILACTQGWLRYRLPKRMIRQNSLPICVGQKQKWFLLKMACPENRINVDGCDAPEFDGWQWVSYWYPLGKVVSFKKDVYRRALIELSPRLAREIKMLRERQTLKRIAGQ; the protein is encoded by the coding sequence ATGATAGATGCTGATGGTTTTAGACCAAATGTTGGGATCATCCTTGCCAACAATAAGGGGCAGGTATTATGGGCAAGACGCATCGGCCAGGACGCCTGGCAGTTTCCTCAGGGAGGTATCCGTGCTCATGAAACTCCGGTGGAGGCCATGTTTCGTGAACTAAAAGAGGAAGTCGGGCTGGAGCACCGCGATGTAGAGATTCTTGCCTGCACTCAGGGATGGCTGAGATATCGATTACCCAAACGCATGATCCGGCAGAACAGTCTGCCGATCTGTGTGGGCCAGAAACAAAAATGGTTTCTGTTGAAAATGGCTTGCCCGGAGAATCGCATCAACGTTGATGGCTGTGATGCTCCGGAGTTCGATGGCTGGCAGTGGGTCAGCTATTGGTATCCGTTGGGGAAAGTGGTTAGTTTTAAAAAGGATGTGTATCGACGCGCGTTGATAGAGCTGTCTCCCCGGCTGGCCCGCGAAATCAAGATGCTTCGGGAACGTCAAACGCTAAAACGAATTGCTGGACAATAA
- a CDS encoding HAD family hydrolase yields MTLAIFDLDNTLLNGDSDHAWGEFLIAKQLVKADQHQQQNDFFYEQYLAGTLDIFAYQEFVLSFLTQYDETALEQLHQEFMTTSIEPIILPQGRRLLAQHREQGHFIMIITATNDFITGPIANMLEVDHLIATQAEKINGRYTGRISGTPSFQQGKVIRLQQWLDENGESLDGAYFYSDSHNDLPLLQQVSHPVAVDPDQTLAAYAREHNWPVISLRD; encoded by the coding sequence GTGACCCTCGCCATTTTTGATTTGGATAATACCCTGTTGAACGGAGACAGCGATCACGCCTGGGGCGAGTTCCTGATCGCCAAACAACTGGTCAAAGCTGATCAGCATCAACAACAAAATGATTTTTTTTACGAGCAGTACCTGGCAGGGACCCTGGATATTTTTGCCTATCAGGAATTCGTTCTCAGCTTCCTGACCCAATATGATGAAACGGCCCTCGAACAACTGCATCAGGAGTTCATGACCACCAGTATTGAACCCATTATCCTGCCTCAGGGCCGGCGCTTGCTTGCTCAACACCGTGAGCAGGGTCACTTTATTATGATTATCACAGCAACTAATGACTTCATTACCGGGCCAATTGCCAATATGCTTGAGGTCGATCATCTGATTGCCACCCAGGCAGAAAAAATCAATGGCCGTTATACCGGCAGGATTTCCGGAACGCCAAGCTTTCAGCAGGGAAAGGTGATCAGACTGCAGCAATGGCTGGATGAAAACGGAGAATCTCTCGATGGAGCTTACTTTTACAGTGATTCCCATAACGATCTACCACTGCTGCAGCAGGTAAGCCATCCAGTCGCAGTCGATCCTGACCAAACCCTGGCGGCATATGCCCGGGAACATAACTGGCCAGTGATCAGTCTGCGAGATTAA
- a CDS encoding imelysin family protein translates to MNSKTTLTIIVGLVILNGCDRPEPTQAEIAATESPAFQPIAEADPTPLVKYWYHRAESCLDIALSSARELQSNVETFLLEPTQSRLDLARTSWRAAHGNYISCTLYSTQATSPQRQAFLDKITSTIDAWPIQPGFIDYLPDYPQTGLINDTTLQLTQERLIQEHQFSSLEDVSLGFHALEFMLWGNNNNRPAEDFVAIASHKAENGIEIEPQNRRRNYTTLLTHHLTGQLKLLTDAWNIDNEGDALSLKNMPASAQLNYLLSALYNTLKQQVLAGYLTPAAENDMEAGNEAPFSSSTHEALVSILLELNAMVVMEPQGEHQNLAQFIDIRHPESALKLIQALSELTTSLDQLPADYLQNLEANTAKIEAVKQKINTTLTMIQEIAGQYDQTLTLL, encoded by the coding sequence GTGAACAGCAAAACAACTCTGACAATCATTGTCGGCCTGGTCATCCTGAACGGCTGTGACCGACCCGAACCAACCCAGGCGGAAATCGCCGCAACCGAGTCACCAGCCTTCCAGCCGATTGCGGAGGCAGACCCGACACCGTTGGTAAAATACTGGTATCACCGGGCGGAAAGTTGTCTGGATATAGCCTTATCCTCTGCCAGGGAACTGCAATCCAATGTCGAAACGTTTTTGCTCGAACCCACTCAGTCGAGACTCGACCTGGCCAGAACCAGCTGGCGGGCTGCCCACGGCAACTATATCTCCTGCACACTGTACAGTACTCAAGCCACCAGTCCGCAAAGACAGGCGTTTCTGGATAAAATCACATCCACCATCGATGCATGGCCCATTCAACCGGGGTTTATCGATTACCTGCCGGACTACCCACAAACAGGCCTGATTAATGACACAACCCTGCAGCTGACTCAGGAAAGACTGATACAGGAACATCAGTTCAGCTCACTGGAAGATGTTTCTCTGGGGTTTCATGCCCTGGAATTTATGCTCTGGGGTAATAACAACAACCGCCCGGCGGAAGACTTCGTCGCTATCGCCAGTCACAAGGCAGAAAATGGCATCGAGATTGAGCCACAGAACCGTCGTCGCAACTACACCACCTTATTAACCCATCATTTGACGGGGCAATTGAAGTTACTGACAGACGCCTGGAATATTGATAACGAAGGCGACGCCCTGAGCCTTAAAAACATGCCGGCTTCGGCACAGCTGAACTATTTGTTATCGGCGCTCTACAATACTCTCAAGCAACAAGTATTGGCGGGATATCTCACCCCGGCTGCGGAAAATGATATGGAAGCCGGTAATGAGGCACCATTCAGCAGCTCCACCCATGAAGCATTGGTTTCCATTCTGCTGGAACTGAATGCCATGGTGGTCATGGAACCTCAGGGCGAACATCAGAATCTGGCCCAGTTTATCGATATACGACATCCCGAGTCAGCCCTCAAACTCATTCAGGCACTTAGTGAATTAACGACCTCACTTGACCAACTGCCCGCAGATTATCTGCAAAATCTGGAGGCCAATACGGCAAAAATCGAAGCGGTTAAACAGAAGATCAATACTACGCTAACCATGATTCAGGAGATTGCCGGACAATATGATCAAACCCTGACTCTGTTGTAA